The Silene latifolia isolate original U9 population chromosome X, ASM4854445v1, whole genome shotgun sequence genome contains the following window.
TTCTGTCTAATACAATCCAGATAAATGTCTAAAAGTTGTGTATTAATTTCCAGAACAGGTTGAATATAACAAAGACAATCCGCAAGTTCTCAATAGACTCTAATATGAGACCAACTGGTCCCGAGTACCTATCTGGAGCAACCACAAATCTTGTTAAGCATGATGATGGTGGTGAGGAAGACTACggtgaaggttcccttgctcttaatGGGCAAAATTTTGAGAGAGTTTCACATGAGTAAGTTCCTTCACATTCTTGACCGTATGATTATTGATTAATATTCTTAATGTTGTTACATTATCTCATGCTAGATGAGATATATATATTATGGATATGTGCTTAGCATGTTGCTTGGATACCTAACTAATTGACAATATGGCTTTGCTTTTTCACTTTTTCAGGCATGATATTTTGGTGGTCAACTTTTATGCTCCGTGGTGTTTCTGGAGCAACAGACTGGTAAGTTTATCTGGAAACTCGTCCAAGTTCAGCTATATTTTTTGGTTTTGTGAAGGGAAATGCTATTCATAAGTGTGTGCTTTTTCGACAATGTTTAGTTAATAGTTTATACTTTATACATGCATCACAAAAGGTCTTTTCCCTGAAAATCCTCTACCGTTGAGGGCAGGACAGTCCAATATCATGACATGACTATGCTAACTATCATAATCCAAAAAAATGGGGTTGTTTCGATTAAAATGGTATTTGTAGATCATGCATATTTCGCAAAGGGATTCCGTTATGTGGTGATACTGTCCCCGTGCTTGGTGAGTTTTTTCTTCATACATCCATGACATAATGTGCTCTTTGTCCGTGAGTCTCTTGTGGCATTGAAGGCTAGACAATGCTATGTCTTGCCTTGCTCATTACCATAATTCACGGGATTAGGGTTGTCTTGATTAATGATACTTGGTAAAATGTCGCATATGCAATGTGAAGGGAAGTGGTTTTCTCCAGAATAGCGCCAGTAGCAAATCCCATCATAAGGGTCTCTATATCATATAAAAATAAACTCCCGGGGCACATTCAGGAGCAAAGAGATAGCTAAAATGCCGAAGGGCACCTAAGGCACACCTCATAAGTGAAACACACCCAAGGGAAGCTAGCTAGCCAAGCTAGGCACACTACTATGGTGTTCCGACATTTTTTCGTCTAATGCTTTTCTATACCCTTCCCATTGTCCTATTTACCCTAACTTTTGCTTTTGTACATTTTAGCCCTTCTTAAAAATTCCCAAAAGGGTCATTGCACAATAGTTTATTTTGAAGTTTGAACTATACAAGTTTGTTAACAAAAAAACAGGGGATCTTGTGTACAAGGTTGTATCTTTTGTGACTTCTTTATATACTCACGGAATTTGTAAGGAGAGATTTTGCAAATTGCAATCGCTCTAGGGTGTGTGTGAGTTCGTGGATCCTACTTCGGATTCTTGAATAGAATTCGGATACGCAGGAGCCAAGGGAAGAATATATGTGGATAATGGTGTTTGAGTTTGTGTTGTGTTTCTTTGGGTTTCCTTCTTACCTTTTCAATTTCACTTTTTCTTGCACCTTTTTTCGTTTCCTTCTCATTTTTCTCTTGGCTCCTCTTTTATTGCTTCTTGCTCGTATTTCTTACTTGTTGTACCTTTTTCATCTCTATTTTGCTGTctctcctctttcattcttttgttTTCCACCTCTTAGCTCTTTACGATCACTCATGGTACCTGACCTCAATTTATATATCCAGGGACTTTTCTGTTGTATTATTACAGTTGCTGCAAAGATGTTGATATTATCCAATATATTACATTTTCTGGTTGGGACCGGCACATTTGATTAAGAATTGCACACCACCCTATATTTGATGCAATTATGTATTTGCTTAGAGAGTTATGTTAGTATTAAGTCACTCAAACTGATTGATGAGTGTACATGTTGAACAAATTTGCACCACTTATGTCTGATAAAGTTGATTGGATATTCTTCGGCTATTTAGAAGGTTGGAAATGCACTCAGCCTTTAGATCATTGCACCTATTGACCTTAGCTTAAAAAGGCGCGCCTTGGATGAGGTACTAGCCATAACGCCTCGGTGCGTTCTGTGTGCGCCTTTTTGACAAGGCTCACTAGTACACACTTTTCCTATCTTTTTCAGCTAAACGTTTAATTACGCCCTTTCTTTTTCCCAATTTTCCCAACTTTTACTCCTTTACATGTTTGCCAACTTGAGAACTCATAAAGAAGGTATTGTTGCCCAAATTTATTTGGAACATACAAAATTGTTTACTAAAAATACGGCGTCTCCCGTCCAAAAGGCACGCGTATTTGCCTCTCCCTCTGCGCCTTATCGTTTCTGCACTTAGCGCCTCGATGCGCCTTGCACCTCTTTAAATTAAGCTTTTGACACTTCTAAAACTAAAGAACTCGTCTTTGCATTAGCTGCTGATCTTCAAAGCATTAACTCACTTTAAGTACTAAAGCCTTGCTTGTGCTGTTTGAAGGATTTTATAATGATAGATGAAAAGGCTATGATATTTGTAACATCTTACATACATTAAGCATGGTTTCCTgactttttctcaaattttagaATCAGTAAGTGAATAGAGAACGTGGAGTTTTGTTAAGTGAGCCTATCTCTCACTCAACTCCCAGCACTATAATGGCATTCAGATGCAGGATTAAGTTTCTATTCTCATAGTGAAGCAGAAGTTCTGCAACTTCTGCGGTTCTGCCGTTTCAATTTTCTATCACTAATCCAGGGTTACATATTGATTTGGATATGAAGTATTCAATTTGGGACACTTGAGTATCTGTTAGGTATTAAGCAAACGCCATGATACAAATACGCACAAATCAAATTGTGATTTGTTTGGGGTTGTGCGAACTGGGAAACTCAGCATTGAACTGTTGTATTCAATGTCCAAGAACCAAGAAGTATGGAGTAATTGCTATAACTTCGCTGGTGTGTTTGATTGTTAAGAAGATAACACACTCTGCAAGTCTTATGGCCTGTATACTTGTTTAACTGGTTTATTGGTCTAAACTATCCTATCCAAGAACAATTTTAACTTCTTGGGTTTGATTCTATGTTCAGAAACCATCATGGGAGAAAGCAGCTGCTATCATTAAGGAGAGGTATGCTGCTGTCATCTTGTGTTGCATTTTCATTATTTGCATAACATTGATATGCTGAGGGTGTTCTTCAAAAAAATTATAATGGTCATTTGTCGTTCCTGTTTCAGACACGATCCCGAAGCAGATGGACGTATTCTTTTGGGTAAAGTTGATTGCACTGAACAAGTTGATTTATGCAGAAGGTATGTTTCTTAGAGTAGCCTGTTGCATTTTGGATAACTCTAAGTTTGTTCTTTGAAGGATTAATTTCTTACGTGTACTTCCAGGAATCACATACAGGGCTACCCATCTATTAGAGTTTTCAGGAAAGGAACTGATTTGAAGTAAGTTGCTTGTACATTTCTTATCAGTGCTTTAATTGTGATAAACAACAAAGTCATGAATTAAATTGCTTTTGGATTCCCATCTTCTTTGCTACTGTGGAGCAGTCTGGATACTTGACAATTAGAACATTAGAAGTATTGAAGCCAATAAGAAGTAATTATAAGCGAGGAAATACATATAAGAATATACTAAATCGCTATTAGATAGTAGTATACTGTTCTGTTTGGCCTCTTGGTAACTTTGTCATTTGTCATATTTCAACCtctccctcccccccccccccccccccccctccccaacCAAATACAAATTCTCCTTTTTCAACGTAACCTACAATCCTACATATCCATGCATCTATAGTAAGCACTTCATGTACTTTGAGTGAATATGTTATCTGCATCAGTTTAGGCTCttattttcttttctatttgGCTATTCAACCAGAGATGACCATGGGCACCATGAACATGAATCTTATTATGGGGATCGTGACACCGAAAGTCTTGTTAAGGTAACAAGCTTTTTGTAAACATACTGGAAGCTTTTCACATTCTGCTTCATATATATATAAGTACCTCAATATCATTCTCACTGTGTGAGTTCCTGGGATCTTCTCCGGTTTGTAGTTTTTTGAATCGCTGCTCACATCAATTCCATTGGAGAACCAACATCCAGCTCTCGAGGATAAGTCTGATAATAAGACTCAGACCATAAAGAGACCAGCACCACCTTCAGGTGGCTGTAGAATTGAAGGATTTGTCCGTGTTAAGAAGGCAAGTGAAACTGACCTACTCACTTCAAGTTTCATCTGCTCAGCAGTTCTGCATATGGTGTTTTTGCAACATGGATTATAGAAGCGTACCATGTAAATTTTGACAATATTTTCTACCTTGTTTTAGTTTGTTAGGATCGTTATTCTGACATATATAGCTATATATTTTGTCAAGCTACATTTCTTCTGTTATATGTCGAGATGTTAAGCTGTTATTTCCTCTGTACCTTACAGGTCCCAGGCAACCTTGTTGTTTCTGCTCGTTCTGGATCACATTCATTTGATGCATCTAAGATGAATGTGTCACATTTCATCACTGAACTATCATTCGGAATGAGACTTTCACCTAGGATGTTGAGTGATCTGAAGAGGATCGAACCTTATCTTGGTGCCAGTCATGAAAGATTGAGTGGTCAATCTTATATTACCCAAGATCAGGATTCAGATGCAAATGTTACGGTGAGTTTTTAGCAGACTATTTTTGTTTATTAACCTCTTCGTTTTAAGAAAATTATGTTCCTTTCGTTTTTAAAATTATTGATAGCGACCAAAGTTCATTTTCCTGCAACATGACATGAATCTTCTGGAGTCTTGCATTATGGCTTTACAAGTTTAAGGAGTTCAACATCATTGCTTCAGTCTATGGATGCCACCTTACTCATGTCAGTCACGTGTTGAAATAAAAAGAGGCCATTTTTGAATGACTAGCTAAACTTGGGTTGTGATTTGGGAATGGTGTCAACTATCGCTACTTCACGACTATAGAAGCACAAATTATTTTTAGAACATAAATATGTTCATCAGAAATGAAAATAGGTTTAAGAAGTCCAAATGCGCAAAATTGAGCACAATTGAACTACTGTATTATGGTTGTGGTGTTTATATCCATAGTGGATTAGCCCTCCATGACAAAAAAAGGCTTTTTGGATACACATGTAGGGAGTGGAGGAAAAGGGAGGGGTAGTGGAACAATTCATTTTCCTCTCTTCCAATTCAACTTACGATACAAACAAGGGAAATTATCTCgcttcttttccctccaaatccctcctcAAACAATGGGGAACTGAAGGAAGACTCGAGTTTGCTTGACTGAGGCTGGATGATATCCTAAAGTAAGATAAACATTGAGCTCCTGGAATTGATGATTCAGAAAGTGAAATTACAATGCACAGTGTTTTTTGTATGACTGCATCTGATTATTACAGAGTCTGATTTATTCTTGTTTTGCTGTAGTGTAGAGGGTAGACTAAATTTGGAGCTGAATATCCACACTTATTGTCGGTTGAATGATTGCTTGCTGTTTCCCTTTGTAGCTCTTTCAATCGCATATTTAATCCATTTAACAAAATGCAGATTGAGCATTATCTACAAGTTGTGAAAACAGAAGTCAGAACATCAAGTGGCCATACATTGGTCGAGGAGCATGAATATACTGCGCATAGTAGCTTGGTTCACAGTCCTGACATCCCGGTTGCAAAATTTCACTTTGAGCTCTCTCCTATGCAGGTCTTACAAATAGTTTATCTTTAACATTCCAATAAACGTGGCAAATTGATCTAACACAGATGTTGCGACCTGAATTGACCTGACACGTTCTAAAATCTAAATAGACAACTTGAATATGacccaaacccccaaattgacCTGATCCAGTTTGAATTTGATTGCCTTGAACTGACCTTTACCTCTTAATGTCACAATAATAAAACACCCATAATGACCAAGGTCAAACCGAATGCAAAGGTTGCAAACATTCAGAAAAGGATCCGTAGCTAAACTGACTCAACTTGTACGCGATCTGAATGACCCATTTGTCAAGTCTACATCCAACGCAATGCATGTGGTACGTATATGTATATGTCATGCATCTGTCATCTCTAACTCTCTAACGCCTACCTTTTGTTGCCAGGTGCTGGTAATGGAAAATCCCCGATCATTCTCGCACTTCATTACGAATTTTTGTGCCATTATTGGAGGTGTTTTCACGGTTTGTTCTCTCaatccttttctttttcttttttcttttttgcaTTGGATGCTCTTCAACTCTTCATGTTGCAATTTTCCTTCAACAGTTGAtttagttttaaaaaaaaataattctTAAAATTAAAATAACTATCGTTTTGGGTCGGAATCAAAAGTAtctgtcaaaatggtgtccacgtaggatTGGGAAATCCAACCCTAAGACACGGGACAGTCAATGACATGTTTACTACTTTACTGTGAGTCTGAAATGGAAGGAAAAAATCATTTTGATGTAAACACACCATTACCAATGGCATGTCGTAGACATGCTGTTAGTAATGGCGTGTCTTTCAACAGCCATATATGCCCAGCAAACCCAGTAATTTCTATCCTTCAGACCATCAAATCAATCACCATTCTCGCACTACCACCTGTTCCACCTCAAGACCCACTAGACCCGAGCTTGCCATCGATTCTTCTCCCATCATAATGAACCGCCGTGAGCAAATCATCATCTAGCCTCAGATCAACAATTCACCACCATCGAAGCCGCTTCTCCTCTGCCCAACTTGTGATCCAACCACCATCGACACCACCTCTATTCGTTCAGTCCATCCCCTTCTTCCAATGATAACCACCATGGCCCTGCCCATAAATCACCCACTTCTAGCATACCGTGCCTCGCTTCACACCACGACGAGCAGCACTCCTCTGCCATTTCTGCCGCACCACCAAACCCTACATCAATCACCCATTGACAACCATAAATCATCCCTATCACCCTTTTCGAACCATCACCAATCAATAGAGTTCACAACTATTCTGGATCCTATATTTGCTATTGGTTATGATATTCTTGGAGGCGATCATGATTTCATTTCGCTGGATGCATGTTTGTTGTCATGGAGTTGCAAAATATTTTTGTTTGATGTCGgataattatttttttatttgattttgaGCCTCCTCGACTACCTGCTTGCCTCTCCTCTTGACATTTTATTTCGGATTGATGAAAGACACGCCattactaatggcgtgtttacGCTGggataaatttttattttttattttttttttagagttGCAGTAAACATGCCATTATTAATGGCATGTCTATTATAATATTATTTGTTCTATGTTTGGATTTTTTCAAttctacgtggacaccattttgacaaacaAGTTCCATTCCCAACCGAAactatacttttttttttaattattaaaacaTTATTCAGAAAATGATCTCAACTATTCTACTATTGCATGTTACTCCAGGTAGCCGGGATATTGGACTCAATTCTGCACAATACTATGCGGCTGGTGAAGAAAGTTGAGTTGGGGAAGAATTTTTGACACAGCTGAggcatgttttttttttccttttctttttctgagGAGTTTACAGCGGTAGTGATATAGTGTTGGAGGTGCACGACTTTCCACATGCCCGTGATGTTGGAAGTGAGCTGTAGAGATGACTGTACAAGTATGCCGGCAATGGTAAAAGAAGTGAATGAAACATTAGATGATCTTTTCCCCACCTTATTAGAGATTCATTATACAGACCTGTCAAGCAAGTAGAACGATCTTTTTGAACTTATGATCAATGTAATTTATGAAATGGTTAGAATGTCATGTCATAAATTGGTTAGAATCCATCGTTTTGTTACCTTGTCATATGCGAAATCTTTCGAAGCACAAAAATGATGTTGCAACATTAATGTTCATCAAATTTTCCCCTCGGTATCATTGGCGATGACAATGACAAATAATAATGCATGAAGTTTACTGAAGCACAACGAAATGGTTTTCTGGTAGTCCATCCATTTCTAATGCAGTTTAAGACGGTCTTGTTTAAGAGTTGGTGTTTCTAATCACTAATTCTCATTTTAGACTACCTATCCCATTTGAAGGCCTCAGATgagcctttttttttttaagtgaaaACCAAGTATTTATAAAGTATTTTCCCCTGCGATTTTATTCCGAGTATTGGGCTATCGGGTGGTATTTGGTTATTTTGGAAAAAGTATATTTCCATGACTTTTTCGTTAAAGATCCTTTTGAAGTCAATTAGATTTATTGCATGTGAAATTTGTGACTTACAAAATAACTTGGTTTTTTTGCCTTATCTTCATGTATGCTCCAGCTCAACCATCTGAAAAGGCGGATTTTTGGAGTGAGTTGGAAAATTTTGTCCTAAATCTTGAGTTGCCTTTCTTATTACTAGGAGATCTCAACGAGATTAAAAGTCCTAGTGAAAAAGAAGGTGGTG
Protein-coding sequences here:
- the LOC141617205 gene encoding protein disulfide-isomerase 5-4-like isoform X2: MPWERLNITKTIRKFSIDSNMRPTGPEYLSGATTNLVKHDDGGEEDYGEGSLALNGQNFERVSHEHDILVVNFYAPWCFWSNRLKPSWEKAAAIIKERHDPEADGRILLGKVDCTEQVDLCRRNHIQGYPSIRVFRKGTDLKDDHGHHEHESYYGDRDTESLVKFFESLLTSIPLENQHPALEDKSDNKTQTIKRPAPPSGGCRIEGFVRVKKVPGNLVVSARSGSHSFDASKMNVSHFITELSFGMRLSPRMLSDLKRIEPYLGASHERLSGQSYITQDQDSDANVTIEHYLQVVKTEVRTSSGHTLVEEHEYTAHSSLVHSPDIPVAKFHFELSPMQVLVMENPRSFSHFITNFCAIIGGVFTVAGILDSILHNTMRLVKKVELGKNF
- the LOC141617205 gene encoding protein disulfide isomerase-like 5-4 isoform X1 translates to MISSSKLKSVDFYRKIPRDLTEASLSGAGLSIVAALAMVFLFGMELSSYLSLTTSTSVIVDKSPDGEFLRIDFNMSFPALSCEFASVDVSDALGTNRLNITKTIRKFSIDSNMRPTGPEYLSGATTNLVKHDDGGEEDYGEGSLALNGQNFERVSHEHDILVVNFYAPWCFWSNRLKPSWEKAAAIIKERHDPEADGRILLGKVDCTEQVDLCRRNHIQGYPSIRVFRKGTDLKDDHGHHEHESYYGDRDTESLVKFFESLLTSIPLENQHPALEDKSDNKTQTIKRPAPPSGGCRIEGFVRVKKVPGNLVVSARSGSHSFDASKMNVSHFITELSFGMRLSPRMLSDLKRIEPYLGASHERLSGQSYITQDQDSDANVTIEHYLQVVKTEVRTSSGHTLVEEHEYTAHSSLVHSPDIPVAKFHFELSPMQVLVMENPRSFSHFITNFCAIIGGVFTVAGILDSILHNTMRLVKKVELGKNF